Part of the Podospora pseudopauciseta strain CBS 411.78 chromosome 7 map unlocalized CBS411.78m_7.2, whole genome shotgun sequence genome, TCTTGGAAGGCCTATCCGCTATCGTTAAATCTCTACCAATGTCCGCCTCATATTGGCTGTTTTTTTAGAGACCTATGATATATTTTCAAGCCTGTCGACTGCCTGTACCTCCAAATAGCTGTCAATTATTTGCAATTTCTATCGTCTGTCTTTCAGCTCTCCTTTGATGAATGACGAGAATAAGGCTGCAGAGAAACATAAATTGGGCGGTGGCCAGCATTTCGGCGTCCTGCCGTGGTGATGTGTGGCACACGGTGTGATACTTACGACATCCAGCAAAAGAACACCAAAGGACAGGAAAAATCTAGGAAGTTATGAAAGAAGAGGTGTAAGTGAAGTGAGAAAGCCATTCTTTTGCCGCCTCTTACATTAGAGATATTCCATCGAGAGACAGTCGACGCCACACACGACAGCGTTTACTTGCTTTCGGGATAATGATATGACGAGTCTGTCCTAAACCATCTGACCAAAGAGATCTACTTTCGCTCATCCTTGAAAAGATGCGTTGAACTTGTCCGTCCATTCAACATTCATGTCCTCAGCTCGTGTTGTGGATTGTGGGCGAGGCTCAAGGTGAGACATTCACATCATGTTGACAATCTAATTCAGGtacctcatctcatctcacgGCCGGATATTAGTTTTGAGGAATTCCAGATTGGTGGGACTAACCGCAAAAAGTTGAAGTAATTAGAATTGATGCCAAAATACCTATGGGTTGCTACTTGtattccctcccctccttccgcCACTTGATCGCGAGCCCAGTGCCTCCAaccgcctccaccttcttgTGCAACTCCAAAATCTGGCCAAGCGTCAGCATTGAAGACGACCGCTTGAACCCCTCCTGAAACGgcaacctctcctcttctgtcACTCCATGTCAGCAAAACACAGTCATCATCTCCTTGCCGACATGACAAAACGAGGAAACATACCAAACAACACCTTGACCCAGTCAGTGCGTGCATTCCCCTGCGTTCCCTCCCCAAAGACCATGAGATACAGACAGGTCTCCAGAATGGAGAACCTGTTCTGATCATCAGTCAGGTTAAACTCCGGGTTGGAAGCCCTTGCACCCTCCACTCGTTCCTTTCTGGCCTTTGCGGCAACTTCAAGGGGGATTTTCTCCAGTCCTCGGAAGTGTTTAAAGACTGTTTCCCAAGTctcgggggagaaggagtggTTATCGCCAAAGAAGACGTCTTTTCTGCTGAGGGAGGCGTCGTCTTCGATGACTGCCCAGGTAGAGGGGTATGTGTCAGCGTGCTTACTCATGGTGATGACAGGGGGAGTGTGAGGTGCTTTGGTGATACTTACCACCGTGTTTGTTCAGGTCGTCCAGGTTGAAGGTAAGCCAGCTGCCGGTGGTTGAGGTCTGAAGGGCTTTGAGCCCGACGATGAGGGTGGCGTCTGGTGCGAGATTGATGCCTTCTTTGGCGGCTTGGAtgagtttgaggagggagacgttGGACCCATCGCGGGGCAGGTAAGCGTGGTTTGCGAGGGCGTTTACCATGGGGCAGGGGCTTCGTTTGTCGGTGGGGGAAGGAGCTTGAAAGGCGTGGttttgttgggggttggtttcCTGGTTAGGGGAAGATATGAGGGACTCGATCGTGCTGTAGGTCGCGGTGAAtatcgaggagaaggatgtgATGACTTTGAAGGCAAGCGACATTTTGGCGTTGAGTGGTGGTTGCTTGATGTGGGCCGCTTGGAGAATGGAAGGTGAGGTTTGGGAGGTGCTGGGGTGGATGTCTGGATGCCTGACACGGAAGATGGCAATGAATCGGTTCGGAAATCTACCAGCAGAAGGATGAAAACAAGTCCGAGTCTTTCAAAGGATTGCGATGTGATTTTATCGTTCACCGAGTTCATGCTTTGGGATCTGAGTGAGATGCACGTGCCCCAGTCACCCACATCAAGCACCGTGTGTCTGGGGTAACATCTGACTGGGTCAAGTGCACGCCAAAATTACCCTAGCCTAGCGCTCACGCTGTGTTTCACATTCAGAAATTCATGTGAGCCAATCTTCTGGATGACGTTTCAAAGCGACTGAATATCTACTGCCAGCTGCAAGTGCATCACATGTTCAGTCTTCCATATCAAAACCTTATTCCAACCTCCCCTGTCAGGCATCGTAGCATTGCAGCGCTCGTTTTATGAACACAATACGGAGGAAGTGTAGATATCAGTGATGATGTATTGTGAGAGAACTACCAATGATCTCAAGAGGAAACCGAACAAAAGTCAAATATAACCTCCAAACCGGACCGAGTAACATAGTACCAGACGTTGTTCGAAGAATGAATGTGGCGCCGAGCCAACTGGCTATTCGTCAGGTATATCAGattctctcttctccccagTACCTTGCATAAGCAACCCCACCCAAAGCCACACCAAGAGTGACAAGATACCCCGTCAAACCAGATATGAAACTCGAAATTGCAGCGTCGCAGAGTGAACATTGTACCATAGTCTCTGTAACTTGGTGGCATCCGTCGCCATGATTACACATGTGTCCGCAATTAGGAAAGATGGAGTTTGATCCATTCTGCGTGAGGTTGGAGCCATGGTGTGTGAATGACTTTCGAAAGTATTGTCTCAGACGCTGATTGGCAAAAAACACCACTACATAAGGTCAGGCAATCCCACCCGAGATGAAGGCAGGGAAATACGTACCGGCAAACTCGGGTAGTCGAGGGAGTTTGGCTGCTGGGTTGTAATTAAAGAGTGAAGATTTTCTCAGATTGGTTTTGATGTCCGGCGGATTTGGGATGTCGCGCTGTCTTATGTGAAAACGCATCCTATACATCCTGGGAAGCACACTTGATTTAGATGCTGAATCTGATAGGTATTGTCTTTGCAGATGACGTGTTTCATAGTTCAAATGTCTGTCTTGGAGCATAAGAACCTGCTTTGCACACCCCGCAGCAAAATGGCGAGATTGTAGTAAGATTGGGACATCCCGCTGTAAGAAGTTAATCGAGGGTCTTGGCTATTGCGCAGCCCCTCTCTCGATTTTCTTATTGGGTTGGGAGACGCGTCACGGTTCCAAAGAGGTGCATTGTACAGATAAGGCTTTTTGACGTGGCAAATGGGCACCACCCCTGAGCCCTCAGAggttattttcttttttctttttctttttttcggAAAAAGCGGTCAGCCTTGAGTTGATCATTCCCATCCACGGGCTTCATATTCTCGAGCAAAACCTGTTACATGATCCAGCCCAAGGGTGACTTGTTTCTTCAATCATCGAAGCACCATGGCAACCACACGCCACTGTTAAGTTTTTGATCAAGAAAAGTGGTGCTATACATCCGGATCTCTATAAGGTGGGAAAGAGGAAGGCATGTAATTAATCATCATGATAAATTCCTGCCGAGATAAGATAGTGAGGTACCTGGATCGGCTTTGAGCAAGACGGAAAATGCCGCATGATGCGCATTATCTAGCCAGGCTGTCATGGGACTTTACTTACAAGCCCGACCCTAAGAGGCGTAAACTTGCCTGAGACCAATATGTGTAGCATCAGCTTCTTGTTTCTACCAATCCTTCCATATTTACTGTGCAGGACACCCGAAGACGGCGGGGCCGGGAATGTTGTATGGTCCAGCTGATATTGAGACAGTTAAATCGTTGTTCAAGACCCATAAGCATGGCAGTGGCACTTACGAGCCCAAACTTGGAACAGAATGGAAGGGTCCTCCGCGTCATAGGCACCAGGGAATCCTACTAGCTCGGCATTTGATGTAGAAGGGACTACCGATCCCGAACCGGACACCTCCAATTGGTGGCAAGACGGGTAGAACTGTGCTCCCTTCGCCGCCCACGCTGAGTGAAGGGCGATGATCTCGTGGCGAACGAGATAAAATCCCGGCTTCAGACACTCTGGAATTGTGTATCGATAAGGTTCGTTGTCAAACTTCATGAAAGGGGTCTGTTCAAGTGTTAGAAGTGACAAAATGGAAGATATGTGGTGCTGGGCTATACTTACCGTGGCCCAAATATCATCCGGCCAGGTCTTGTCAAAGGTATGTCTGCCCTCATGGTGAATCTTGAACCAAATCGGCTCGTCACCTGGAAGAAACTTGTCACATCCCGAATCTGGGCATCGGGCCACTGTCGGCAAGGTTAGCTAGATCAAATTCCAGGGTTTGATGACCTGATTGTGTGTTAGTTGACCTACTGTAAGTTAAGACCGGACCCATGTGAGAATCAGGCCAGTGAGTCCAACGCAGCGAGACCTCAGAGCCGGCCACTGCTTTGGCATGGAGAGGAGCAGGTTCCGATCCGATTTGGCCTTCAATGGTGGAGCCTCCGCATTGCAGGTCAATCGAAGTGACATCCTCCACGGGTccgttggtgatgatcttgCGGCTGATGCGCTTGGGTGCCCACTCTCCCATGTATGGGTCTTGATAAGGCTGGTAGAGCTTTGGCAGAAATTGCCGTCAGCACCAAGTCTTCATGGTCAAGGGAGTGAAGAGGTACCTGGTAGAGCTGCCCGCTAATGGTGATATTGTCAACCCAGCCGTGGGCAGAGACAGCAGTAGCCGTGGCGAGGGCCACAAGAACCGATTTCATGTTAGCTGATGGTCCAATGGTGTTTGTAGTGGGCCTGGCTCTAACAGAAGAAAACGTACCTGTCTAAACTGGCAATCAATTTTCTGTTATATATTGATTGTGTTTATGAGCCCCAATGCGTCAcatgccctcctccacttcgCTTCAGCTGCTCCAAGGTTTCGCCCAGAGGTCGTGAGGGTAATGTGCCGGCAATATTCCAGACGGATGCAACCTCGACAGCTGCACCTGGGTTCCGACCCACAACAACGGAAGATCACCTTGGTGGAAAAAAGATGCCAGGAGGAATGTCCGGAAACCCTCGGAGGACTCTGCTCCATCTGTACCCGTGTGCCGGGTTCAATGTCACACACCCCAGGTTTTGATTGGCATCGGGCGTGGTTATCGGCAACTTAAAAGAATCCACGGAGGTCGCGGTTCATGAAAAGTGTGCCAAACCCGGATCAGACAAGTCTTCAGACTCGTACTCGGTCATTTTGCTCTTCAACATTCGACCATTTAGTGTCGTATATAAATGACCGGATAACTTACGCCGTGAGCCCTTCATAGTTGCTCAGCAACTCCCGAGTAGGTAGCTGAGCAAAGTCATAAACGTGTttgaagagaaaagagcATGCATCTTAAGGGGAAGCCAAATGAATCTATATTGTAACAACTAGTGCAGAAGACCAACTTCAAACTCTGTACATGCATTGCGTAGGCGTGAGAAAAGAAATCATATACCGGAGCGaaatacctacctaggtattcAGCCCCGGCTGGTTGAGACCTTGCTCTGAGGGGCAACCGCAGGATTAACCACAGCCTTGCCATGCACCTTTGCCTGTGCAGGCCTTTGGGCAGTTGCCTGACTACCACTCTTCTGAATCTGCGTCTGCTGCATTTGGCCTCCTGTTTGGCCCTGCGGACTCTGAGATTTCTGGTGCTGCCCTGGTCTCTGGGGAGAAGTAAATATGCCGCCTGTCTGCTGTTTTGCTGTCTGGGAACCACCCTGAGGTCTTGCTGCAGGATTAGGAGCTTTACCAGCACTTTTATCAATACTCTTTCCACCtctcttctccagctccatcTGAATAGCTgccttggccttgagggCGTCACTCCCAAAAGACCCTCTGTTCACAGTCTGAAAGTGTTGCATTCCATTTTGGAGGATACACAAGGGTGACATCTGGCCATCGAGAGAGAAGCTGCCAGGGACGATTACGACGCTAGATGCGAATTGCCTCGGAAGCTTgacggggggttggggggcggATGGGTCACCGAGCTGGTTAACGTCTATGCCCGGCTGGGAAAGGATGGCGTGCACGGCATGTATGTCGAGAGAGTGCGTTGCTGCCTGCAAGGGGGTGAAAGAATACGAATCCTCGGGCTTCCCTGCCTTTGCCGCAAGGGCCTTTTGAATACTGCATCCGCCAAATGAGGCGCAGAGGGAGTGGTCGTGAAAGGCAAGATAGGTATAGATATCAGTCGCTGCCGGGGGCAGATAAGACCCAAATACAGTGAGGAGCATCTGCACCTGTGCTTTCAGGGCATAGCCCCTTCTCGCTCCTTCAAAGTACAGTTCGATGATATTGGAAAGTAAGGTTGGCTGGGGGTCCATCTTTCCTGCCTTCTTATACTCGGACCACTTCACTGGGAGAGTGACACTGAGTGGGGTGGTGAAAAGCTTCCTGTGTTCTTCTGAAGTCTTGAGGTGAGCTTTGAGAAACTCGGTGACAAGCTTGGGATTCTTGAGAGAACAGACAAGGGCAAGACGGCCGACCAGCTGCTCGAAGGCACCAGCTTTACTATCATACTTGACGAGCCACTCCAGCATGTCCCTGACACCACTGTCGCCACCGGACTCCTGCGTACATATACTCAGTCCGTTGAACCACTTTGCCTGTGGATTGAGTACCTCGAATGTGAGAGACCGGAGCTTGTCGTCAGGAATGATATGGCGGGTGATGGTCGGGTGATACAGCAAACTCCGAACTTGCCGCATCGCATGTATTTTGAAGTCTTTCGCGTCCATCCTCTCGTCGACGGGTACATTATCAGGATTGTAGGTACCAGAGAATGTCTTGGTCACAGCGAGATATGTCGAAAGCGTGAGTGGGATTCGGCGTGAATCCGGTTCGTTGAGATAAAAGTCCTTGAGAGTCTTGTGgttcttgagcttctcggaGTTGAGGTAGTCACGGACTGTGTGATGCGCAAACCCCACGGTCTCATCCACCAGGATCTTTCCATCTGCAGACACCTTTCTGACAACCTGAATAAGTGGGCCGCAGGCTTGAGTGAAAGCCCGAAGACTAAAAGGAATGCCCCCTCTTATATCGCTTTGCTTCACGGACTCGATGAGCAAGTTGGTAGCAAGTCCATATCGCCAGCCAGAGTCGAGAATCAAGGCAAAAGCCTTGATCACATTGTCGCGGTGTTTGTCAGGAATATTGGCAAGAATGGTCTCCCATGTGCCATCAAGACTTTCAGGTCGGTCTTGGGTGGCGTTCAGTTTTGCGCGGGGATCTTTGGCATTCTTCAAGACCTCCAGTTGCCAGGAAGCGTACCTGAACATTCCTCTGGCCTTGGATGGGAGCGAGAAGGCAACATATTCCTTCAGTTTGGGCACTTCTTCCCAGTCCTCAAACTCATCCTTTTGGAGTTGTGCAGTCACCCAGGCTTTGATATCATCGTCAACGTCCTTGTTCTTGTCCAGAGACACTGGAATAGAAATCCTCTCCAAGGCTTTCTGAACATCGGCTTGCCTGCGACTGGTGACAGCTAGAAAGAGATTCTTGTACTTCGTGTCAGTGGCGAGGGTAGCCACTGCCTTTACCAGATTTGAAGTCCTGCTTTCGTCCAGAGCGTCGATGACAACATATGCCCTCCTTCCATTCAAGAAGGACAGGACTGCCTCAATGCCCTTGAGAAGATCTTCCACGGTTGGGTACATTCCTCTATCCTTGAGGGGCTTCAGAAAAGCAGGAACTGACTTGATCTGTAAACAGAGACGTGCAAGAATCCAGCCAAGGCAGTGGGCAGTTTCATCTCTCTCCcacttctcccccttctcatctgTGCTGGAACAATAGTAGAAGGCATAGGGCTGCTTAAAACCTTTGTACTGCTCCACAATGTATGATGACAGGACGGTTTTTCCCACGCCAGGAACTCCATGAATCCAGAGAAGCCTTGACTTGAAATCCTCGGCCAACCAGGCCTTCCACTGACTGGAGTTGGGTAGCCACCGGCAGGTGTTAGCCTCTCGGAACTGGGAAGCCTTGTCGTGATTGTCGGAGGGATTGGTTTTGCTTAGCCACTTTGCAATGGCCTCGCGGTCCAATTTGTCGTCCATGGCGTGAACAGCCCCCTTGACCTCTTTGACATCATCCTTGATAACACGGACATTGGTTTGGATCTCTTTCACGGTCGTTGTAAGCTCGGTGGTCAGGCCGCTGATGATAGAAGTCCGGCAATGATGCAGTTTGTCCATGGCAGCATCAAACGATTCTTTTTTGAACGGCCATTTTGCTGCCTCCCATGTGTTCCTGAGTTTGTCGCGGGTGGTCCTATCTCTGGGGTCACGATCGAtcttcagcttcttgatCATGCCTTGCAATTCCTCCAGCGTTTCCTTGCAGATTCCACAGGGCTTCAAGATCTGGTTAGCAATCCGCCTGTTTTCGGGGCTGTCTTCGATCTTTTGGCCCGGCTGGACATTGTTTTTGAAGATGAAATCGATCGACTCAAATGTTGACTGCAGACTTGCTGACTCCACCACGAGAAGCTTGATGTCTTTGGGACAGTCGCCGTTGGCTGCATCGATGTAGAATTTCGTTGCAAGCGTAACATCCTTTGCAAAGGCTATAATGGTAAAAATGGTGGAGACGAGGCCAGCGACTTCAGCCATGATGATTGTAGCGGCAAGATTGTAgttgggtgttgatgttggatgTATGCGAAACGCAGCTGGGGATACACCAAGGTAGCAAGGTATGTCCGGTAGGGTAAGACGAGGAAGCTCTCCAAAGGCAAGAGAAGGATTTAGAGAAAAGACAActtggaagaggatggatgATAAAAAACAAAATGCAAAGTAGATTGGGAATGGGTTTGGATTTAAGTATTGGTCTTTTCTCAGTATTTAGGTTTTGTCTTTCAGGTACCTACTCTAAGCACAGATATTGTGCCTCAATAATGAACATGGTGTTTTTGTCGTTGTTGGCCTTGCGTGTGGCCCACCATCCAAAAATGGCTTCGAGTCAAGCGACGATTACCATTGGGATTTCATGTGCTAAAACAGGTTGCACAAAGTGCGCTTGTCTGCGGCGCTCTCTGGGAGGTTGTGTGGCACAGCCTGTTCAAAACTACGAACCCTTACCCAATCGTAAAATGTTGGCTGTGTAAAACACCATCCCTTGTTCCCATGTTTTGGGTGCCACAAGCCAAGCACAGAGGCTTACATTAACGGATAGACGGCATCGTTCGGATTAGCAGTGTGAATGCTTCTTTGCGGGGAACGGAAACATCCACAAAAATGACCAAGGTACTCTCGTGCACAGGACTGGTGATATTTTTGGCACATAGCACAGTCAATTACTGGTACGATGAAGTCTAAATCCTATCAACTGCGGTGCAACAGGCATTCTCCCCTCAGCTTTCCTCTGTGTCCTTTTACGTCGGCATCCAACCAGGCGGCGCAAGCTCAAATCCACTCTCCACAAAACCAGGCGCGACTATCAGGCACAAGTCAGTAACTCTGTTTTGCACCAGAGCCTCCAAATGGTCCTGAGGTCAAGAAAACATGGCCGGACTTACCTGTTGTCCCAACCAAGGTCCATTTGCCTGTACTTCTGGCCCTCTGCCACTCGCCTCtttgcaccaccacctgaGGCTTTTCCCCGTTGAAAATCTCCCGGCCAAGCACGACATTCCTAGTCCCCACGCCATCGTTTGTTGACAGTGACAAGGTCAGAGGCGCGCCGGCATAGTAATGCCATACTTCTGCCGCATCGACCTTATGCCATGCCGACCAACCCACCTTGCCCTCAAGGAGGTAGTAGATGGCAGTGCTGGCCGACCGGTTGGTGGCCGCGCCTGACGTGAATTCATCGCGGAACGTCTCAACAAAGAAGCCTTGCTCTACATTGGGAATCAGGTTTAATGCTTCGATCAGCTCGGCGGCGGACCGGTCATTAATCGACTTTTTGCGTGGGCCTGGAGCGTGACTGCCGTGGCTGTTTTGCGTCAGTGAAGCCATTGCCAGGGCAGAAAGTGACAGCAGCAAAGCCTGAAGGATGGCGAGATGATGAGACATGGTGACGGTCTTGGGCTGGAACTTTTAGAGAACAAGACTGCCGGAGAGGTTGGAAGCAGAACGACGTGTTGGGTTGGCGACGGGAATGGCACAATTTGTAATGGTTGGAATCACATCACTGTGGGAAAACAAGTGACAAA contains:
- a CDS encoding uncharacterized protein (EggNog:ENOG503P2GZ; COG:E) encodes the protein MSLAFKVITSFSSIFTATYSTIESLISSPNQETNPQQNHAFQAPSPTDKRSPCPMVNALANHAYLPRDGSNVSLLKLIQAAKEGINLAPDATLIVGLKALQTSTTGSWLTFNLDDLNKHGVIEDDASLSRKDVFFGDNHSFSPETWETVFKHFRGLEKIPLEVAAKARKERVEGARASNPEFNLTDDQNRFSILETCLYLMVFGEGTQGNARTDWVKVLFEEERLPFQEGFKRSSSMLTLGQILELHKKVEAVGGTGLAIKWRKEGREYK
- a CDS encoding uncharacterized protein (EggNog:ENOG503P1A1; COG:S) yields the protein MAEVAGLVSTIFTIIAFAKDVTLATKFYIDAANGDCPKDIKLLVVESASLQSTFESIDFIFKNNVQPGQKIEDSPENRRIANQILKPCGICKETLEELQGMIKKLKIDRDPRDRTTRDKLRNTWEAAKWPFKKESFDAAMDKLHHCRTSIISGLTTELTTTVKEIQTNVRVIKDDVKEVKGAVHAMDDKLDREAIAKWLSKTNPSDNHDKASQFREANTCRWLPNSSQWKAWLAEDFKSRLLWIHGVPGVGKTVLSSYIVEQYKGFKQPYAFYYCSSTDEKGEKWERDETAHCLGWILARLCLQIKSVPAFLKPLKDRGMYPTVEDLLKGIEAVLSFLNGRRAYVVIDALDESRTSNLVKAVATLATDTKYKNLFLAVTSRRQADVQKALERISIPVSLDKNKDVDDDIKAWVTAQLQKDEFEDWEEVPKLKEYVAFSLPSKARGMFRYASWQLEVLKNAKDPRAKLNATQDRPESLDGTWETILANIPDKHRDNVIKAFALILDSGWRYGLATNLLIESVKQSDIRGGIPFSLRAFTQACGPLIQVVRKVSADGKILVDETVGFAHHTVRDYLNSEKLKNHKTLKDFYLNEPDSRRIPLTLSTYLAVTKTFSGTYNPDNVPVDERMDAKDFKIHAMRQVRSLLYHPTITRHIIPDDKLRSLTFEVLNPQAKWFNGLSICTQESGGDSGVRDMLEWLVKYDSKAGAFEQLVGRLALVCSLKNPKLVTEFLKAHLKTSEEHRKLFTTPLSVTLPVKWSEYKKAGKMDPQPTLLSNIIELYFEGARRGYALKAQVQMLLTVFGSYLPPAATDIYTYLAFHDHSLCASFGGCSIQKALAAKAGKPEDSYSFTPLQAATHSLDIHAVHAILSQPGIDVNQLGDPSAPQPPVKLPRQFASSVVIVPGSFSLDGQMSPLCILQNGMQHFQTVNRGSFGSDALKAKAAIQMELEKRGGKSIDKSAGKAPNPAARPQGGSQTAKQQTGGIFTSPQRPGQHQKSQSPQGQTGGQMQQTQIQKSGSQATAQRPAQAKVHGKAVVNPAVAPQSKVSTSRG
- a CDS encoding uncharacterized protein (CAZy:AA9; EggNog:ENOG503NX9J; COG:G), whose amino-acid sequence is MKSVLVALATATAVSAHGWVDNITISGQLYQLYQPYQDPYMGEWAPKRISRKIITNGPVEDVTSIDLQCGGSTIEGQIGSEPAPLHAKAVAGSEVSLRWTHWPDSHMGPVLTYMARCPDSGCDKFLPGDEPIWFKIHHEGRHTFDKTWPDDIWATTPFMKFDNEPYRYTIPECLKPGFYLVRHEIIALHSAWAAKGAQFYPSCHQLEVSGSGSVVPSTSNAELVGFPGAYDAEDPSILFQVWAPGPYNIPGPAVFGCPAQ
- a CDS encoding uncharacterized protein (EggNog:ENOG503PDTC; COG:S) — translated: MSHHLAILQALLLSLSALAMASLTQNSHGSHAPGPRKKSINDRSAAELIEALNLIPNVEQGFFVETFRDEFTSGAATNRSASTAIYYLLEGKVGWSAWHKVDAAEVWHYYAGAPLTLSLSTNDGVGTRNVVLGREIFNGEKPQVVVQRGEWQRARSTGKWTLVGTTVAPGFVESGFELAPPGWMPT